From Deinococcus betulae, the proteins below share one genomic window:
- a CDS encoding ribonuclease H: MNQAFVDASWHEVPGDDGNLTGLGGWGLVLLVPGTLPARFQGQLRAPDNNAAEVRAVLEAVRAAPAGPLTVHTDNEAVIAAVGRGRGPEVLTDAAHEVLEEVAARGVTLRVRYAPRTRRHMMTAHLLANDARRGLGTPGLLGARSDVVIEQRAAGGEARVSLRREGERVTAHVPLDFASEVPPSAQALLAAVGLALPGEVLVVRRASKVAQALWQRPERALRPTAQALLQGARRAADESGVQVEFLGAG; this comes from the coding sequence GTGAATCAGGCGTTTGTAGATGCCAGCTGGCACGAGGTGCCCGGCGACGATGGAAACCTGACCGGCCTGGGCGGCTGGGGCCTGGTGCTGCTGGTGCCGGGAACGCTGCCGGCGCGGTTTCAGGGCCAATTGCGCGCCCCCGACAACAACGCCGCCGAGGTGCGCGCGGTGCTGGAAGCCGTGCGCGCGGCGCCAGCCGGACCCCTGACAGTGCATACCGACAACGAGGCCGTCATCGCCGCTGTGGGCCGGGGCCGGGGCCCGGAGGTGCTGACCGACGCCGCCCATGAGGTCCTTGAAGAAGTGGCGGCGCGCGGCGTGACGCTGCGGGTGCGCTACGCCCCCCGCACCCGGCGGCACATGATGACGGCGCATCTGCTGGCCAACGACGCGCGGCGGGGCCTGGGCACCCCCGGCCTGCTGGGCGCCCGCTCAGACGTGGTCATTGAGCAGCGGGCCGCTGGGGGTGAGGCGCGGGTCAGCCTGCGCCGCGAGGGTGAGCGCGTCACCGCCCACGTCCCGCTGGACTTTGCCTCAGAGGTGCCGCCCAGTGCCCAGGCGCTGCTGGCGGCGGTGGGCCTGGCCCTGCCCGGCGAGGTACTGGTCGTCCGGCGCGCCAGCAAGGTGGCCCAGGCGCTGTGGCAGCGGCCAGAACGCGCCCTGCGCCCCACCGCCCAGGCACTGCTGCAAGGCGCCCGCCGCGCCGCCGACGAAAGCGGTGTGCAGGTGGAATTTCTGGGCGCGGGCTAG
- a CDS encoding helix-turn-helix domain-containing protein yields MDTVTFPGARVVGARRRLLGIGRAELAQEAGLPPALLAQLEAGHYDPRSLHELARRVLARRLDITLD; encoded by the coding sequence ATGGACACCGTGACATTTCCAGGAGCGCGGGTGGTGGGGGCGCGGCGCAGGCTGCTGGGCATTGGGCGCGCCGAACTGGCGCAGGAAGCGGGGCTGCCCCCAGCCCTGCTGGCCCAGTTAGAAGCCGGGCATTACGACCCGCGCAGCCTGCACGAACTGGCCCGGCGGGTGCTGGCGCGCCGCCTGGACATCACGCTGGACTAG
- the pyrE gene encoding orotate phosphoribosyltransferase has translation MNVLEVYRQAGAYHEGHFLLASGRHSPKFLQSTTVLQHPQYTEQIGQALAEAIRAAGIQADFIIGPAMGGVVLAYETARHCGTRAIFAEKDGQGGMKIREAFAVGVGERFVAVEDVLTTGGSVLKAVKAAEAAGGQCVGIACIVDRRKEGGELGGYPLVALTRLVFDTYAPDEVPEWLAAIPLQEI, from the coding sequence ATGAACGTTCTTGAGGTGTATCGGCAGGCGGGCGCCTACCACGAGGGTCACTTTTTGCTGGCCAGTGGCCGCCACAGCCCCAAGTTTTTGCAGAGCACGACCGTGCTGCAGCATCCCCAGTACACCGAGCAGATTGGGCAGGCGCTGGCCGAGGCCATTCGCGCAGCGGGCATCCAGGCCGACTTCATCATCGGCCCGGCGATGGGCGGCGTGGTGCTGGCCTACGAAACGGCGCGCCATTGCGGCACCCGCGCCATCTTCGCCGAGAAAGACGGGCAGGGCGGCATGAAGATTCGGGAAGCCTTTGCGGTGGGGGTAGGGGAGAGGTTTGTGGCCGTCGAGGACGTGCTGACCACTGGGGGCAGCGTGCTCAAAGCCGTTAAGGCGGCCGAGGCAGCGGGAGGGCAATGCGTGGGGATTGCCTGCATTGTGGACCGGCGCAAGGAGGGGGGCGAGCTGGGCGGGTATCCGCTGGTGGCGCTGACGCGGCTGGTGTTTGACACTTACGCGCCGGATGAGGTGCCGGAGTGGTTGGCGGCGATTCCGCTTCAGGAGATTTGA